In Rhodococcus pseudokoreensis, the DNA window CGGTGTCGTCGCGGCCCTCGCCATCTCGGCGACCGTCGTCGACGTGTCCCCGTTCTCGACGAACGGCGCACTCGTCCTCGCCAACGCCCAGAACATCGAGCGCCCCGCGTTCTACCGCCAGCTTCTCCTCAACGCAGGCATCGTCGTCGCAGTCGCACCGGCGCTGTGCTGGTTCATCCTGGTAGCCGTACCCGCGATATTCTGAGCACCACGTACAACAGCCGCGACCGCCACCTCACCCGAGGTGGCGGTCGCGTTCATATCGCGCCGACCTAGGCTCCCCCGCACCCGGGTTGGGCTCAGGCAATGCCGCGGAACTCGGCACAGTTAACCAATTGCTTTGCGTATGCAACGAGATTGGCAAGCCGCCGTTCGCGTGGACGATCCGGCATCGCCTGAATGCGTCTCAGCGTCACCCGAGAGGTCGCATCGAGAAGTAAGTACGCGGAATAGATTTGGGGCGATTCGGGGTCAGCCAACGGGTGCCGGTCGCTTGACGACGCCTCGCACGGAAGCTGAGGTTGAAGTTGAACTTCAGGCCCAGCGCCAATTCTCCCAACAGAAAATCCAGCCCAGCAAGAATAGCGATTCAATGTCGGGCGCTGGGCGCGTAATCTACTACATGAGGCTTCTCGGCGCTTCCTAGCGCTTCTCGGTGCTACTTGTCGCCCGATGCCGCGCCATACAAACCCGAAGATTGGAGCAGAGATGCGTATCTTGCGTGCGTTTGTAGGAGGGATCGCTGGGGCGATCATTCTGGTTCTGGGACTGTCTCTTCACGCGCCTGTGCCCACTGCTCAGGCCGAGTGTCTGAGAATGCCGTACTTCACGCCGTTCGGATATGCCAACTTCGATTTTCCCCCGCGAATGGTTGCGCTGCTGAACGACAACGAGATCGCGGTCGAAGGTATCACACCATTCGAGGCCAAACCCGCGAAGACCGGTCTCTATCTGCCAATCGGCTCTCACACCAACTATATCGACGCATGCCAGGGTGTGTACTACCCCGGCGGTCCGAGATTGATCAGCAAGACCGGGAATTCTGTTGCGGTCGAGAATATCTGGCTGCGGATGGACGGCGCCTACGGGTTGGTGACGATCAACGGGGTCCCTCAGGGCGAGAGAATGGTCGCCACCTACAACGTGGGTGAAATGATGCCGACGCTCATGACGCCACACGGCGGAGGGATCGGCCCCACATATTGGCCGTTCCGCTTCACCCCATATTTCGCGCAGGTCTTCAACGACACCGCCGGCGCCAACCTCGTCCAGCCCGGTGAGGTGTTCGCTAACCTCGACGCCGTCGGGAAGTTTGCGCCCTGATCTGACACGAGATCAGATGAAGCCCCGGATCGAGTTCGACTGCGAGATCCCGCGGTCGCCGAGTTCGTCTCGGCCACCGCGGTTCCCGAACGAGGATTGTCCGGTCTTCTATAGCTTGCATCGAATGATTCAATCCGTGATCGCGAGCTAGCGACGACGAGCGATACCCACTACACGGGTTGTGGCGTTGAAAGCCGCCTTCAACGCGCGATCCGCAATCGAACCGTCGGGCGGAAGCAACTTGATCTGGCGGGCGAACTCCATTTGGTCGTAGCGCACCGTGTTGGTGACGACCTTTCCGCCGGCGACGACGAAGTGGTCGAAGTCGGAGACGGCGGCGAAGACCTGGTCGAAGTAGACGGCGATCTCGTCGCTCCCGTGACATGTCCCGGTCGGAAAGTGCACGGTCGAGTCGGAGGTCCAGAAACTTCGCAGGCTGTCGACGTCGGGCTGCGATCAGACATCTCAACTCCATGCAGGTTGACGCGAGGCACGCTGGCATGCAGCCTCGGCCCCTGCGGAACGAGACTCTGACACAACACGACCACGGCCGACTCCACGTGCCGGGGCCGGTCGGTTTCTATTGTCCTCCGCGCCGCCGGCGATGTCACCGATAATTCGCTTAGGGAACTAGGCGCTCCGGCCGACAGTGCATCGAAAGCTCTTTCCGCGCTCAGGGTGCAGCAGACGTGCGAAGAGAGCGACGAGCATTCACCCATCACATTGGAGTAGCGGTATGCGGCGTAACGCAATCGGACCGCGCGCGATAGTCGAGTGAGAGCATCGACTCGGTCAGGGACGGCGGTTCGTCCCGAATGCGAATGGAGTGCAAGTGAAGCGGGCTATCGCGGCAACCGTCCTGTCCCTCATCCCCTTCGGCCTCTGCGTGTCGACGGCATCCGCCGATCCCGTCGATCCCGACCCGTTCGGGTACAAGGATCGGACTTCCTATTTCGTCACGCCCCTGGACCCTGGAGCGTTCGGCGCGAACGCCGACAAGTCGATCATCCTGAGTCCGTACGGCACTAGCCGAACGATCGAGTGTGCGTCCTTCCACGGGCAGGGTTGGTGTCGCCAGTTCGACCACCTCGGCAATGAGCACAAACTCGATCTGGTGAAAATTCCGACCGGGTCGAGCGAGTGGGACTACCGCGGGGTGTGGATCTATAACCCGTTCTGACACGCGAGCCAGATTCTCCGTTCGAAGCCACCGCGGGGGCGCGTTTGCGAACGGCTGCTTGTTTCACCTCCGCCTCGGTGATGACCTTCGCGTGGAGGGTCGCCCCATTGCAATCTGCTGCAACCTTTATTGCGCTCGTCATATCTCCCTACATTCATGACCCGGGTTACACGAGGCACGAACCGTTCCGGCGCCGCATCGCGCTCGGAGGTCGGCCCCGACGTAGCCGGCGACAACGGAGAAACCAAGGGAGTGCAATGGCGCTGAACAAGAATTCGTTACTGAGCGCGTATCGGAAGATGTCCGAGATCCGAGCGTTCGAAGACCGCCTTCACGAGGAGAACGCCACCGGCGACATTCCCGGCTTCATCCACCTGTACTCCGGTCAGGAAGCCATTGCCGTCGGTGTGTGCGAGAACCTGCAGGACAGTGACTATATCGGGTCCACCCACCGCGGTCACGGGCACTGCATCGCCAAGGGGTGCGACCTCCACGGGATGATGGCGGAGATCTTCGGGAAGGACGACGGCCTCTGCCACGGCAAGGGCGGTTCGATGCACATCGCCGACCTTTCGGTGGGCATGCTCGGCGCGAACGCCATCGTCGGCGGGGCGCCTTCCCTCGCCATCGGTGCGGCGCTCAGCGCGAAGACCCTGCGCAACGGCGGCGTCGCCGCTTCGTTCACCGGCGACGGCGGCTCCAACCAGGGGACGGTCTTCGAAGCCATGAACATGGCCGTCGTGCTCGACCTTCCCATCGTCTTCGTCACCGAGAACAACGGTTTCGGGGAAGCCACCGGCCGGGACTACGCCGTCGGCGCACCCAGTATCGCTTCCCGTGCGGCGTCGTTCGGCATGCCTGCCGTCACCGTCGACGGAACCGACTTCTTCGCCGTGTACGAGGCGACCCGTGAGGCCGTCGAACGTGCGCGCATGGGAGGCGGGCCCACGTCGATCGAGGCGATCGCGTACCGCTGGCACGGACACTTCGAGGGTGACGCGCAGCTGTACCGCACCGCGGACCAGGTCGCGGAGCTGCGCAAGACGAAAGACCCGCTACTGAACTTCCGCAACCACCCGGACAGCAAGAAGGTGTCCGCGAAGGAACTCGACGCGATCGACGCCGACGCGCGGGCCCGGGTCGACGACGCCGTGGCGAAGGCCCGGCAGGCCGAGTATCCACCGTTGGCGAACCTTCTGACCGACGTCTACGTGTCGTACTGAGAGTGAGAACAGAAATGACAACGTCGAAGACGACGTACCGCGAAGCAATCAAGGCCGCGCTCGCCCAGGAGATGGAACGTGACGCGACGGTTGTGCAGATCGGTGAAGACCTACGTGGCGGTCAGGCGGGTACCAATCCGGAACTCGAGTCCGGAAAACTCGAGGCGTTCGGCGGGGTGCTGGGTGTGACGAAGGGCCTGTGGACCGAATTCGGTTCCGACCGGGTCATCGACACCCCGATCACCGAGTCCGCGATCATCGGCATGGCAGCCGGCGCCGCACTGACCGGGCTGCGTCCGGTCGCCGAACTGATGTTCATGGACTTCTTCGGAGTCTGTTACGACGCCCTGTACAACCAGGCGGCGAAGTTCCGCTACATGTTCGGCGGCAAGGCCCGCACCCCGCTCGTGGTGCGCGGCATGATCGGTGCCGGATTCTCGGCGGCGGCGCAGCATTCGCAGTCTCCGTACAACGTGTTCGCCGCGGTCCCCGGCCTCAAGGTGGTGGCCCCGTCCAACGCGTATGACGCCAAAGGTCTTCTCATCCAGTCCATTCGCGACGACGACCCGGTGGTGTTCTGCGAGCACAAGACCCTGTACGACCTGAAGGGCGAGGTTCCCGACGAGCCGTACACGATCCCGTTCGGTGTCGCCAACTACACCCGTGAAGGCACGGACGTCACGATCATCGCGCTCTCGGCGATGGTGAACGCCGCCAACACGGCCGCCGACAAACTTGCCACCGAGGGCATCTCCGTCGAGGTGGTCGACCCGCGGACCGTCTCACCCCTCGACGAGGAAGGCATCCTCGAATCCGTCGCGTCCACCGGACGGGTCGTGATCGTCGACGAGTCCGCGGCGCGGTGCGGATTCGGCCACGACGTCGCCGCACTGATCGCGACCAAGGCGTTCGGTTCGCTGAAGGCACCGATCGAACTGGTCACCCCGCCGCACACCCCCGTGCCGTTCTCCCCCGTGCTCGAACAGGCATGGCTTCCCAACGCGGCACGCATCGAGGCCGCGGTACGCAAGGTGGTGACTGCCTGACCATGAGCGACATCAAGCTGATCGAAGTTCCCAAATGGGGCCTGTCCATGGACGAGGGCACCGTCACCGAGTGGTTGATCGACGAAGGAACACCCTTCGCGAAAGGCGATCTGATCTGCGAGATCGAAACCAGCAAGATCACCAACGAGTTGGAGGCGCCGTTCGACGGCGCACTGCGTCGCATCGTCGCCAAGCCGGGCGCCACGCTGCCGGTGGGTGCGGTCTTGGCGGTATCGGCGGACGCGGCCGTCTCCGATGCCGAGATCGAGGAGTTCCTGACCGGAATCGGAGCGGATCACGTCCCCGCGCCCGAGCCGGAGCGGACACCGGGCGGGCAGCCCACTCCCGCAGAGCCGCGGGTGACGCCCACCCCGTCCGCTCCGGCGGCCCAGGAATCGGCGCGGCCACCCGGCACCACCACCGTCCCGGATTCGCTACGGGGACGGACGAATGGTGACGTCTTCGCGACGCCGCACTCCCTGCGGTTGGCCGAAGAATTGTCACTCGATCTGGGCCGGGTGGCCGGGACCGGCCGCGACGGCCGGATCTCGGTCGCGGACGTCCACGACGCGATTCGCTCGGCAGGCGGAACCGTCGCAGACGCACCGGCGCCCACTCGGTCTGGTGTGCCGGGACGCTCCGCCGAGGACGACGGCACGGTCGATGCGACACCGGTGGCACGTCGACTGGCGAGATCCCTGGGCATCAACCTGCACGACTGCCGGGCCACCGGTTCGCGGGGGCGAGTCTGCGAGGCGGACGTCCGGGAAGCCGAAAGGACGTTCCGACTGGTTCCCGAACCGGCGCCCGCGCCCGCCGGCCGTGCGGACGCCCCGCACGTGCTGCCCGAGTTCGAGACGATCCCGTTCAACTCGATGCGCAAGGCGATCGGTCAGCGCCTGCAGGAATCGAAGCGCAACGCCCCGCACTTCCGGCTCACCGCGGACCTCGAGATCGACAATCTCCTCGCACTCCGCACGGAGATCAACGCAACGGTGCCGGCAGTCAAGCTGTCGGTCAACGACTTCGTGGTCAAAGCCTGCGCTGCGGCGCTGCGCAAGGTCCCGGACGTCAACGTCCAGTTCGACGAGGCGGCGCAATCGGTGCTGAGATTCTCCGCCGCCGACATCTCGGTAGCCGTCGCCCTGCCGTCGGGCCTGATCACGCCCATCGTTCGCGGAGCGGAGAGCAAGAGCCTCGCCGAGATCTCCGGTGAGGTCCACGCATTGGTGACCAAGGCCAAGACCGGCAAGCTGACGCCCGAGGAGTTCCAGGGTGGCACGTTCACCATCTCGAACCTCGGTATGTTCGGCGTGCGCGAATTCGACGCGATCATCAACCCACCGCAGGGCGCCATCCTCGCCGTCGGTGCGGGGCAGCAACGGCCGGTCGTCGTGGACGGCCGGGTGGAGGTCCGCGCGATGCTGACCGTCACGCTGTCGTGCGACCACCGCGTGATCGACGGCGCCCTCGGCGCGACGTTCCTGCAGGAACTGCGGCGCTTCGTCGAATCACCCGCGTTGATGCTGGTCTAGGGAGTGCTGATGACTGACAAATACGACGTCCTGGTGATCGGAAGCGGGCCCGGCGGCTACGTGGCCGCCATCCGCGCCGCCCAACACGGACTCCGCACAGCGGTGATCGAACGGGACCGACTCGGCGGCATCTGCCTGAACTGGGGTTGCATTCCCACCAAGGCGCTGCTGCACGGCGCCGACGTCGCGCACACGCTGGCGAATCTGCGTCCCCTCGGATTCTCCACCAGCGGTGTCGAATTCGACATGGCGCAATTGGTCGAGTTCAGCCGCGGGGTGTCGGGTCGGTTGTCCGACGGCATCGGGTATCTGATGAAGAAGAACGGCATCGACGTGATCAGCGGCACCGCGCGACTCACCGGAAAGGGCGTGGTGGGTGTTCGGGAGGGCGGTGACCCGGCGTCGCCGCTCACCGAGTACCGGGCCGATCACATCATCCTCGCCACGGGTGCGCGCCCCCGGTCGGTGCCCGGGGTGACACCGGACGGCGATCGGGTCTGGACCTACTTCGACGCGCTCGTACCCCAGGAACTTCCGAAGTCGCTGTTGGTCATCGGTTCCGGTGCCATCGGCGTCGAGTTCGCGAGCCTCTACCACGATTTGGGCAGTGCGGTCACCCTCGTCGAACTGGCACCGCAGATCATGCCCGTCGAGGATGCCACGGTGGCCGGCCACGTGCGCCGGCAGTTCGAGAAGCGCGGGATCGAGATCCACACCGGCGCCTCGGTGTCCGAACTCACCGTCGGCGCGGATTCCGTCGCCGTGACGGTGAAATGCGCGGACGGAACCCTCGAAGAACGGGTCGTGGAGCGGGTTCTGGTCGCCGCCGGCATCCAGGGAAACATCGAGAATCTCGGGCTCGCGGACGTCGGCGTCGAGGTGGACCGCGGGTTCGTCACCACCGACGAGTGGTGCCGCACCAGCACATTCGGGATCTACGCCATCGGCGACGTCGCCGGCGCCCCGTGCCTCGCCCACAAAGCCAGTCACGAGGGCGTGCTGTGTGTCGACAAGCTGGCGGGAGCCCCGCACGTGACACCGTTGGACAAAGACTATGTCCCCGGATGCACGTACTCGCGGCCCCAGGTCGCCAGCCTCGGCCTCACCGAGGACCAGGCACGGGCAACCGGGCGCTCCCTGCAGATCGGACAGTTCGATCTGCAGGCCTCCGGCAAGGCACTCGCCATCGGTGAAGCCGAAGGCTTCGTCAAGACCATCTTCGACGCCGACAGCGGTGAACTGCTGGGCGCCCACATGGTCGGGCCCGAAGTCACCGAGCAGATCCAGGGATTCGGCATCGCACGATCCCTGGAGGCTACCGGTGACGATCTCGCGGACGTGGTCTTCGCGCACCCGACGCTGTCCGAGGCCATGCACGAGTCGGTCCTGTCGGCGCTGGGCCGCCCGATCAACATGTAGCACTCCCCGCCGAACCGTGGTTGCCCTCCGGCACCGCGGTTCGGTGGGAACCACCACCCAGGAATCGACACGTGACTGCCACACCACGAACATCGTCCGGGGCCGTGCAGGCCCCGCCCGGCCGCAAATTGCTCCGCCTCGAGATCCGAAACGCGGAGACTCCGATCGAACGCAAACCGAACTGGATCAAGACGAGAGCGAAGATGGGCCCGGAATACTCCGAGCTCGAGGGCCTCGTCAAACGCGAGGGTTTGCACACCGTCTGCGAAGAAGCCGGCTGCCCCAACATCTACGAATGCTGGGAAGACCGCGAAGCGACGTTCCTCATCGGCGGCGAACAGTGCACCCGCCGCTGCGACTTCTGCCAAATCGACACCGGCAAACCCACAGACCTCGACCGCGACGAACCCCGCCGCGTCGCCGAATCCGTGCAGGCGATGGGACTGCGGTACTCCACCATCACCGGCGTCGCCCGCGACGACCTCCCCGACGGCGGCGCCTGGCTCTACGCCGAAACGGTCCGCCAGATCCACCAGCTCAACCCCGGCACCGGCGTCGAGAACCTCATCCCCGACTTCAACGGCAAGCCGGACCTGCTCGCCGAGGTCTTCGACTCCCGCCCCGAGGTCCTCGCCCACAACCTCGAGACCGTGCCCCGCATCTTCAAACGGATCCGCCCCGCGTTCCGCTACGAACGCTCCCTCGGCGTGATCACCGCCGCCCGCGACTTCGGACTGGTCACCAAGTCCAACCTGATCCTCGGCATGGGCGAGACCCCCGACGAGGTCCACCAGGCGATGCTCGACCTGCACGCCGCCGGCTGCGACATCCTCACCATCACCCAGTACCTGCGCCCCTCCCCCCGGCACCACCCCGTCGAGCGGTGGGTCAAGCCCGAAGAGTTCGTCGAGCACTCCCAGGCCGCCGAGGAGATCGGATTCGCCGGCGTCATGGCCGGACCGCTCGTGCGCTCGTCGTACCGCGCCGGCCGCCTCCACGCGCAGGCAGTCCAACACCGCAACTCGAGCATGCAGGAGATTCCATGATGAACGACTCCGTCATCGACGACGCAAGGGTTGTCGAATTCGCCCGGCGCTGGCTCCCCTACGGCGGTGGCACCACCGGCGATCTCCTCGTCGAATTCGGGATGACACCCGCGTGCTACGTGGCCCGGCTCGGCAGGATCCTTTCCGGACCCGCCGGTCACCGGCTCGATCCACAACTGCGCGCGGACCTGCGTCACTTCGTCGCCGTGCGCTCGGCGCGGCGCTAGGCCAGGGATTCGGACGTCCGCCTCAGCCGACGACGTGCACGTCCACGCCGTCCGCGAACCGGTACGGATGGGTGGACAGAATGGGGCCGAGACTCTTTCGGAGACGGGAGATCTCGGCGCGCACGGCCACCACGTGGTCGCGGTCACCGAACAACGACACACTCAGCGACGCGGCATCGATTCCAGCGGAACCGCTTTCGGTCAGCACTCGCAGTATCTGCGCATGGCGCGGAGAGAGCGCGCGGGTCCAACTCGTATCGCCCCGCACCGTTGCCCGGGGGGACTCGCCGAGATCTAGTTCCACTCCGATGGTCGCCGGCCTGCCTTCGCGCCGTACCAGCCAACCGTCACCGAGCGGTTCCGGCACACACAGCCCCAATCCGGGGACCAACAGCGGCGTGCCGGGGCACGGAGGTGACACCCGATCGGGGGCGGCGATCCCACGAGCGTCGGCGACCCAGCCGTGCCGGTCCACCACGAGGGCCGGACCGGCGGTTGCCCCGAGCACCGGCGCCGCATGACCGCGAAGCTTCTCCAGGTTGATCGTGTGCTCCTGCCACAGTGTGGCCTCGGCCAACCGTACCGCCGTTTGCACCAGCGCCACCGTCGTCGGATGAACCGACATCGCCGAGCCACTGATGTCGACGACGCCGAGCACTTCGCCGCTCCGCGGATCGTGCACCGGAGAGCCCGTGCACGACCAGCCACGATGAGACCGTGCGTAATGCTCCGCCGAGAACAGCTGCACAGGAGTATCTTCCACCAACGCCGTCCCGATGGAGTTAGTACCCACCGAACTCTCGGACCATCGGGCGCCCTCCATGAATCCCAGGGCATCGGCGGCCTTCCGCAGGCCACGGGACCCTTCCCTCCACAGAACCACCCCGTCGGAGTCCGCGATCACCACGATGAAATTCGCGTCCTCCGCCACCTGAGTCAACGCGCTGCGAAGCTCCGGAAGAATCGAACGCAGGGCGGTACGCGTCCGCCGGGCTTCGACCTCGGCGCAGTCGGCCAGCACCACGTCCTCACAACTGTCGGGACTCACCCCGTCCGCTTGTAACCGCGACCACGACCTGCCGACGATCTCGCGCGGCTGCGCCGGTGGTCGCCGACCCGACAGCACTGCATCGTGCACTTGACTCAACAACCTTGCGTGCCGGGGAAGATCCACCCCCGAGCCGACAGCGGGAAGGCGGTGCCGAACCGAACCGGTAGTACTCACACCTCGGAGCCTACCGGGAATGTGAGCGCCGAACCATGACCGTTATGGACACACTTTCATTGGGAGAGAACGTAATCGGTCTTAATCTCGTCACAATGCAATCGACTGCAACCCTTGAACAGTCACGGCCGGCAATGCTTGGCTCTCGTGTGAGCACGGTCACATAGGAAAGGAGCTAGGGATGAGCATCGAGGGCAAAGTCGCGTTGATCACCGGCGCGGGCCAGGGCATCGGACGGGCGATCGCGTTGCGGCTGGCGTCGGACGGCTCCGACATCTCGCTCGTCGACGTCAACGCCGACCGGATTGACGCGGTGGCCGACGAGGTCCGGGCGGCGGGTTCGAAGGCGATCTCTTTGGTCGCCGATGTGACGGACCGCGATCAGGTCCGGTCCGCCGTCGACCGGACGGAGCGCGAACTGGGCGGCTTCGACATCATCGTCAACAACGCGGGCATCGCCCAGGTCGACCCGATCGCCGACGCGACGCCGGAGGACGTGTCACGGATCCTGGCGGTGAACGTCGAAGGTGTGCTGTGGGGAATCCAGGCCGCGGCCGACAAGTTCCGGGCGCGGGGGCACGGCGGGAAGATCATCAACGCGTCGTCGATCGCCGGCCACGAGGGGTTCGCGATGCTCGGCGTGTACTCGGCGACGAAGTTCGCGGTCCGCGCACTCACCCAGGCCGCGGCGAAGGAGTACGCGTCCGACGGCATCACCGTCAACGCCTATTGC includes these proteins:
- a CDS encoding 2-oxo acid dehydrogenase subunit E2; translation: MSDIKLIEVPKWGLSMDEGTVTEWLIDEGTPFAKGDLICEIETSKITNELEAPFDGALRRIVAKPGATLPVGAVLAVSADAAVSDAEIEEFLTGIGADHVPAPEPERTPGGQPTPAEPRVTPTPSAPAAQESARPPGTTTVPDSLRGRTNGDVFATPHSLRLAEELSLDLGRVAGTGRDGRISVADVHDAIRSAGGTVADAPAPTRSGVPGRSAEDDGTVDATPVARRLARSLGINLHDCRATGSRGRVCEADVREAERTFRLVPEPAPAPAGRADAPHVLPEFETIPFNSMRKAIGQRLQESKRNAPHFRLTADLEIDNLLALRTEINATVPAVKLSVNDFVVKACAAALRKVPDVNVQFDEAAQSVLRFSAADISVAVALPSGLITPIVRGAESKSLAEISGEVHALVTKAKTGKLTPEEFQGGTFTISNLGMFGVREFDAIINPPQGAILAVGAGQQRPVVVDGRVEVRAMLTVTLSCDHRVIDGALGATFLQELRRFVESPALMLV
- a CDS encoding DUF3263 domain-containing protein — its product is MMNDSVIDDARVVEFARRWLPYGGGTTGDLLVEFGMTPACYVARLGRILSGPAGHRLDPQLRADLRHFVAVRSARR
- the lipA gene encoding lipoyl synthase, which codes for MTATPRTSSGAVQAPPGRKLLRLEIRNAETPIERKPNWIKTRAKMGPEYSELEGLVKREGLHTVCEEAGCPNIYECWEDREATFLIGGEQCTRRCDFCQIDTGKPTDLDRDEPRRVAESVQAMGLRYSTITGVARDDLPDGGAWLYAETVRQIHQLNPGTGVENLIPDFNGKPDLLAEVFDSRPEVLAHNLETVPRIFKRIRPAFRYERSLGVITAARDFGLVTKSNLILGMGETPDEVHQAMLDLHAAGCDILTITQYLRPSPRHHPVERWVKPEEFVEHSQAAEEIGFAGVMAGPLVRSSYRAGRLHAQAVQHRNSSMQEIP
- a CDS encoding alpha-ketoacid dehydrogenase subunit beta: MTTSKTTYREAIKAALAQEMERDATVVQIGEDLRGGQAGTNPELESGKLEAFGGVLGVTKGLWTEFGSDRVIDTPITESAIIGMAAGAALTGLRPVAELMFMDFFGVCYDALYNQAAKFRYMFGGKARTPLVVRGMIGAGFSAAAQHSQSPYNVFAAVPGLKVVAPSNAYDAKGLLIQSIRDDDPVVFCEHKTLYDLKGEVPDEPYTIPFGVANYTREGTDVTIIALSAMVNAANTAADKLATEGISVEVVDPRTVSPLDEEGILESVASTGRVVIVDESAARCGFGHDVAALIATKAFGSLKAPIELVTPPHTPVPFSPVLEQAWLPNAARIEAAVRKVVTA
- a CDS encoding acetoin reductase, with translation MSIEGKVALITGAGQGIGRAIALRLASDGSDISLVDVNADRIDAVADEVRAAGSKAISLVADVTDRDQVRSAVDRTERELGGFDIIVNNAGIAQVDPIADATPEDVSRILAVNVEGVLWGIQAAADKFRARGHGGKIINASSIAGHEGFAMLGVYSATKFAVRALTQAAAKEYASDGITVNAYCPGVVGTDMWVTIDERFAALTGAPKGATFEKFVGGIALGRAQTPEDVAAYVSYLAGPDSDYMTGQAGLIDGGLVYR
- a CDS encoding thiamine pyrophosphate-dependent dehydrogenase E1 component subunit alpha; translation: MALNKNSLLSAYRKMSEIRAFEDRLHEENATGDIPGFIHLYSGQEAIAVGVCENLQDSDYIGSTHRGHGHCIAKGCDLHGMMAEIFGKDDGLCHGKGGSMHIADLSVGMLGANAIVGGAPSLAIGAALSAKTLRNGGVAASFTGDGGSNQGTVFEAMNMAVVLDLPIVFVTENNGFGEATGRDYAVGAPSIASRAASFGMPAVTVDGTDFFAVYEATREAVERARMGGGPTSIEAIAYRWHGHFEGDAQLYRTADQVAELRKTKDPLLNFRNHPDSKKVSAKELDAIDADARARVDDAVAKARQAEYPPLANLLTDVYVSY
- a CDS encoding GAF domain-containing protein; the encoded protein is MHDAVLSGRRPPAQPREIVGRSWSRLQADGVSPDSCEDVVLADCAEVEARRTRTALRSILPELRSALTQVAEDANFIVVIADSDGVVLWREGSRGLRKAADALGFMEGARWSESSVGTNSIGTALVEDTPVQLFSAEHYARSHRGWSCTGSPVHDPRSGEVLGVVDISGSAMSVHPTTVALVQTAVRLAEATLWQEHTINLEKLRGHAAPVLGATAGPALVVDRHGWVADARGIAAPDRVSPPCPGTPLLVPGLGLCVPEPLGDGWLVRREGRPATIGVELDLGESPRATVRGDTSWTRALSPRHAQILRVLTESGSAGIDAASLSVSLFGDRDHVVAVRAEISRLRKSLGPILSTHPYRFADGVDVHVVG
- the lpdA gene encoding dihydrolipoyl dehydrogenase — encoded protein: MTDKYDVLVIGSGPGGYVAAIRAAQHGLRTAVIERDRLGGICLNWGCIPTKALLHGADVAHTLANLRPLGFSTSGVEFDMAQLVEFSRGVSGRLSDGIGYLMKKNGIDVISGTARLTGKGVVGVREGGDPASPLTEYRADHIILATGARPRSVPGVTPDGDRVWTYFDALVPQELPKSLLVIGSGAIGVEFASLYHDLGSAVTLVELAPQIMPVEDATVAGHVRRQFEKRGIEIHTGASVSELTVGADSVAVTVKCADGTLEERVVERVLVAAGIQGNIENLGLADVGVEVDRGFVTTDEWCRTSTFGIYAIGDVAGAPCLAHKASHEGVLCVDKLAGAPHVTPLDKDYVPGCTYSRPQVASLGLTEDQARATGRSLQIGQFDLQASGKALAIGEAEGFVKTIFDADSGELLGAHMVGPEVTEQIQGFGIARSLEATGDDLADVVFAHPTLSEAMHESVLSALGRPINM